From a region of the Helianthus annuus cultivar XRQ/B chromosome 5, HanXRQr2.0-SUNRISE, whole genome shotgun sequence genome:
- the LOC110940653 gene encoding uncharacterized protein LOC110940653 translates to MVCYTTSYTQLLITILNFNVSLDQIICFFPGNMVMDYNETIVYLNLVQNLTNISTSDVNVSKLFDYIEPIYKHELEDSYSVPMVVIGWYIAAASLWCVVSMFVDVVHGFKSNKLWFPCTWFTINAFTLTAIAIAMKLPVDLSGSMPGVVDQVTKLGSMAFMCTMMANLLPCLATMDSKELLANVTALVVLVITLVINVGIQTHTGVIVKKGKEVDRPLESLSSRGNGPRELFEVANLTLGNLTAATKKMEVRVIGSISYVTIARIYVIFLVLLLIIYASSSLAIPKIKNIIQQKYRQAASEDVPSTTSDDDIRQSDTRNFLTVKKLHQQVSNYWIMAGSGSPQFMSACSATTTASGVICILTFIIHAPTIVFAIINEGNRKFGSDYQRSVVVIFIVQSMGVVIGTLAPLSRCVVSRHVKLVFTVEEYWTQMLHDWKNSRISNHGTMSSISLPFRGHKLKVVIKNLKNPILNFCIILQKGVVIVCKRTTFVVAFVLDPVCKITTFVVVFVLDLVCTSKGTRTGNLEQRKYVLQLENEDELADKTLEGLLKSLDLLILKGEKKHPENLMKLITEKSTKGFEGVRKYDKNDHQDCWSLPVVTLTTIAVTLPNIEKVEVKSLLKSVREGLKYVTLVEKNLNATDESIQKVAARLWEDVDLRHKWLGIGWKDIASQVNKTTSQVDTALQVVKLFSEKAKNKINKAVGSQDDDPRFTSICATSMFGVTETIIGEKESNKRLFDELSSRIADIMAACLTNLPQVIAKKCHTSVIEKREASVEAAAILLGETKSIINTLQGPLQDNYLSMTTNDLPSINKWRAHLIEP, encoded by the coding sequence ATGGTTTGTTATACTACAAGTTATACTCAACTCCTCATAACTATTCTCAACTTCAACGTATCTCTCGATCAAATAATCTGTTTCTTCCCTGGAAACATGGTTATGGATTACAATGAAACAATCGTATATCTTAATCTTGTGCAAAACCTAACGAATATCAGCACTTCTGATGTTAATGTATCAAAGTTGTTTGATTATATAGAGCCTATATACAAACATGAGCTGGAAGACAGTTACAGCGTACCTATGGTAGTGATTGGATGGTATATCGCTGCCGCTTCTCTGTGGTGCGTCGTTTCAATGTTTGTAGATGTAGTACATGGTTTCAAAAGCAACAAGCTTTGGTTTCCATGTACATGGTTTACTATTAATGCTTTTACTCTTACTGCAATAGCTATTGCAATGAAGTTACCCGTGGATCTAAGTGGTTCCATGCCTGGTGTTGTGGACCAAGTGACAAAGCTTGGAAGCATGGCCTTTATGTGCACCATGATGGCAAATTTATTGCCTTGTTTAGCAACCATGGACAGCAAAGAGCTTTTGGCAAACGTCACAGCTTTGgttgttttggtaatcaccttGGTTATCAATGTTGGCATTCAAACTCATACGGGTGTTATTGTAAAGAAGGGAAAAGAGGTCGATAGACCTCTTGAAAGTCTCTCTTCCCGGGGAAATGGTCCTCGGGAATTATTTGAAGTGGCAAATCTAACCCTAGGAAATCTCACTGCTGCCACCAAGAAAATGGAAGTACGAGTCATAGGATCAATTAGCTATGTTACTATAGCCAGAATTTATGTAATTTTCCTAGTCTTGTTGTTGATAATATATGCAAGTTCATCTTTAGCcattccaaaaataaaaaatattatacaACAAAAGTACCGACAAGCAGCTTCAGAGGACGTTCCATCAACAACTTCAGATGACGACATTCGACAATCAGATACAAGAAACTTCTTAACCGTCAAGAAGCTACATCAGCAAGTGAGCAACTACTGGATAATGGCAGGAAGTGGCAGCCCCCAATTTATGTCAGCTTGCTCTGCGACAACCACTGCTTCTGGGGTAATATGTATTTTGACCTTCATCATTCATGCTCCAACTATCGTTTTCGCAATAATCAATGAAGGGAATCGCAAATTTGGTTCAGATTATCAGAGGTCTGTGGTAGTCATTTTCATAGTACAATCTATGGGAGTCGTAATAGGTACACTTGCACCACTTAGTAGATGTGTAGTATCTAGGCATGTTAAGCTCGTCTTTACAGTAGAGGAATACTGGACTCAAATGTTACATGACTGGAAAAACTCAAGGATTTCTAATCATGGAACAATGTCTAGTATTTCACTCCCATTTCGTGGCCACAAACTCAAGGTGGTCATCAAGAATTTGAAAAACCCGATTCTCAACTTCTGCATAATACTTCAGAAGGGAGTTGTGATAGTATGCAAGAGAACAACATTTGTTGTAGCGTTTGTTCTAGATCCGGTGTGCAAGATAACAACATTTGTTGTAGTGTTTGTTCTAGATCTGGTGTGTACTTCAAAAGGAACACGGACTGGGAACTTGGAACAACGCAAATATGTTTTGCAACTTGAAAATGAAGACGAGCTTGCTGATAAAACGCTGGAAGGTCTTCTAAAGTCTTTGGACCTATTGATCCTAAAGGGCGAAAAGAAACATCCCGAAAATCTCATGAAGCTAATTACTGAAAAATCTACTAAGGGTTTTGAAGGAGTTAGGAAGTATGACAAAAACGATCATCAAGATTGCTGGAGCTTACCAGTGGTAACACTAACAACCATTGCTGTTACTCTTCCTAACATCGAAAAGGTGGAAGTTAAAAGCTTGTTGAAAAGTGTCAGGGAAGGTCTTAAATATGTCACACTTGTGGAAAAAAACCTCAATGCTACTGATGAAAGCATTCAAAAGGTGGCTGCAAGGCTGTGGGAAGACGTTGATCTCCGCCACAAATGGTTAGGAATTGGCTGGAAAGATATTGCTTCTCAAGTGAATAAAACTACTTCCCAAGTAGATACAGCACTGCAAGTTGTTAAATTGTTTTCGGAAAAAGCTAAGAACAAGATCAACAAAGCGGTGGGAAGTCAAGATGATGATCCCAGATTCACGTCTATTTGTGCAACCTCAATGTTTGGTGTTACTGAAACAATCATTGGTGAGAAGGAAAGCAATAAGAGATTATTTGATGAATTATCATCAAGAATCGCTGACATAATGGCTGCATGTCTCACCAACCTACCCCAAGTCATAGCAAAGAAATGTCACACTAGTGTGATAGAGAAAAGGGAGGCTAGTGTTGAAGCTGCAGCCATACTTCTAGGTGAGACTAAGTCGATAATCAACACCCTTCAAGGCCCCCTTCAAGACAATTATTTAAGTATGACTACAAACGACTTGCCGTCCATTAACAAATGGCGTGCTCATCTAATTGAACCCTGA